In the Populus trichocarpa isolate Nisqually-1 chromosome 1, P.trichocarpa_v4.1, whole genome shotgun sequence genome, atttgaggTCCCACGGCAAAGGACCTTTTTCCCGATGTGAAATGGCCAAAATCCGGCACGGGCATGCATATCCTCTCCACCAGCCTCTCACCGGAAAGAAAAGTCCCACAGCCCAAAGGGCCCCCTCCCTCAGGTATGGTAAAGGTTAAGTGGGGTGCATGTATGGTTATGGTCCACTGGTTCATGATTTCTTCCTTTCGAGAAATATGCTGGTGCCTTTCTGTGACTGGATTCTTGAAATCAGCTTTCctgtttctttcatctttacAAATGAATGAGAATCACCAATCTGTCCCCTTCTTCGGTTCTTTCTTCCAAGTCTCGTTGACTTTTGACCTATTTGTGAATGTTCAAAggataacttttaaaatattttaaaaaaatatatattaaaataatttttatttttaaaattttgtttttaatataaacccatcaagataataaaaaaaatataaaataataattaaaaaaaactcaacttttttaaaaaaacacgattGATTCAAAACTTTCTGCATGTAATAATTACTAAACCCAGCTTCCGGGTAAACTTTATACatcatatttcaaattaaatacaatgaaagttaactaaagaaaataattcaaaactcaGTCAACTTGgttaaaattagtttattttttaaaaaaaataaaaaaatattattgtaaattaattagaattatccAACACATGACTTGGACCGtgatagtgttattaaacctaattagCTTGTGGGTAAACTTTGtagattaaatttcaaattaaatacgATGAAACCTAACTAAATAGAATAATTCAAAACTCAATCAACTCGgttaaaattagtttatttttaaaaaaaattaaaataatattattttaaattgattagaaTTATCCAACAAATGACTCAGAAGctgtattaattttttcaagtgcACGAACACACATAAACCATCATAAATTAGAAATGCAAAATCACCGAAACTTACCTACCAATTTAACAATGCTGCTAAAGTAgtactaaaaaattatgaaaaatgagcCCTGTCCAGAAACAATAGACTGCGATCATTCAATGGAACAGTACCATGACTTTAGCCATCACCATAGCATAAATGTATCTACCAGCAAGTTGATGAGGATTAAATTCTAGTTGTAGCTACTACGTGTGCCTTAAGAAATGAAGAGATTTTAATTCATGCGAGGGCTTCTTGTGGCGCCAAGTCAGCATCCTATGTGTAATGAGCAAAAAAGGTGGCAATGGAGTGGGAGCGGGAGGCGATGGTGGCTGCCTGCCTGCTACCTTTTTGCTTTTGAGTTGCGACCACCCTGCACTCCCTCTACCTTTTTGAATTCCTTTTCAACATTCTTTTCTACTCTCAACTTCTTTAATCCAACACTAAGATATATGTCCATCCTTCTTTAGATTAAAACGACACTTCCATTCTCCATTCTGGCTAGCTCATACATTTCTTCTTCTATCCTCTCTTTCTCAAAACCATCACATTTTCACTTGCTTCCTATATTCATTCTCATTCTGAAGTTTATTTGATGATCATATAATAATCTTTTCAATATGGTAAACTCTCCCTGATCatggttttttgtttaattcattCTCCATTCTTTGATTTGCAAGCACAatgttgaaataatttaatttatgctCTTCGTCTTGGATGATGATCCAGGGAACTCCAGTGAACATCATAGTTGGATCCCACGTGTGGATAGAGGATCCTGAGGAAGCATGGATGGATGGTGAAGTTACAGAAATCAAGGGCAGAGACGCCACCATAATCACCACAAATGGGAAAACTGTAAGACTTCTTCCTGTTAACCTGTATCATCCAATCTCTTCCATACTAGTTCAGATCATGTAAATATGGACTCTGAGTTTGAAACCATCTATATTCTAATACAAGGATTTTCTACTGATATAGTTGCAAAACTAAATATCTTTGAGATTCAggatccaaagaatgacaagaGATCCATTAGTGACCCTACATGTGTGCTAACTACTCCTATTGAATATCTTGGACAAGTCTGACTCTGCTAGCAATCCAGCACATCACGAAACTTTAATGCATGATATATACTTTTAATGTCTACATGATTCGAAATGAATACTTGTATACATAGGCCATCGACTGATGTTTAACTTTAGATTGAAGTTTTCTTATGAAACAATGAGACAACTGTTATAACATATGCTAGCTGTTGCAATAAGGAAAGGAGACAAGCTTATATATCACTCATACAATATCACTCTTTCATTAGTTAAACTTTCCTGAGTCTGGAATTGGTCAAGTATTTATGCTACATTGTTATGTTTTGAGCTTTCTTCTAAGAGACCAGCCTACAAGATATGAACTAACTACATGAAGTTCGACGTGTTGATTGGTATTAACATGAATTCATTGTTGATTCTTACCTCAACTCCAGGTAGTTGCTGATATTTCAAGTATATATCCAAAAGACACAGAGGCTCCACCAGCAGGAGTCGATGACATGACGAAATTAGCATATCTCCATGAACCAGGAGTCTTGTATAACCTTGCTTGCCGGTTTGCACTCAACGAGATATATGTGAGCCAACATTAATTGATATAACTGATGccaccataattattatttttatgaattagtCTTGAAACTACAGATATAGATTCAAGTAAAAAGCAGCATACTGATGAGCAGTGCTGAAATAAACAGACTTACACTGGGAACATTCTAATAGCGGTGAATCCTTTCCGGAGACTACCGCATTTATACAACATTCACATGATGGAGCAGTACAAAGGAGCTGCTTTTGGAGAGCTAAGTCCACACCTTTTTGCTGTGGCAGACACTTGTTACAGGTATACTGatagagcaaaaaaaaacaagtttaatttgGTAGCACCAATTCATGTCAATTGATTAACATGCATGGGCTGAATATAACATATTTTGtaactaatatatatacatatataaacacCTAATATCATCACTTGAAACATCAGAGCAATGATAAACGATCAGGGAAGCCAGTCCATTTTAGTAAGTGGGGAGAGTGGAGCTGGTAAAACAGAGACAACAAAGATGCTCATGAGATACCTTGCCTTCATGGGGGGGAGATCTGCGGGTAATGAAGGAAGAACAGTGGAACAACAAGTTTTGGAGGTAAGTTGAAAACTATGAGAGTATCTTGCCTTTTGGATGATTCAACTAAACTGATTGAATGAAGAGTCATACTGATTTCCACTTCAGTCCAATCCAGTATTGGAAGCATTTGGGAATGCAAAAACTGTCAAAAACAACAATTCGAGGTGAAATTTAGATGCTTCATCTACGTTCTActttcttctaaaattttgtgtttaactcataaaaaattGGGTGGTCAATCAGTCGATTTGGAAAGTTTGTTGAGATACAATTTGATAAGAATGGGAAGATATCTGGAGCTGCAGTTCGTACTTACCTTCTTGAAAGATCACGTGTTTGCCAAGTCTCTGACCCGGAGAGAAACTACCATTGTTTTTACATGCTCTGCGCAGCACCACCAGAGGTGATTTCCTGACAACCATGCAAGAATTGTTGGCCTGGCCCTTCAGGAAAAGCTATCTGACTGATGTTCCCTTTCAGGATGTCGAGAGATTCAAGTTAGGGGACCCAAGAACTTTCCATTATTTGAACCAAACAAACTGTCACGAAGTAGCAAACGTAGATGATGCAAGGGAGTATTTGGAAACCAGAAATGCAATGGATATTGTCGGGATCAGCCAGGATGAACAGGTATGTACTCTTCCCATTCATACGGATGGTTTAATGGATTATTTATATCTGGCAATTTAGTGTAGAGATACACATTCCAGATTGACAAAGGGAGGTTCCTCTTTTGCAGGATGCAATATTCCGCATAGTAGCTGCAATCCTCCATCTCGGAAACATCAACTTTGTCAAAGGGAAGGAAGTTGATTCTTCTAAACTTAAGGATGATAAATCACACTACCATCTTCGAACAGCAGCGGAGCTACTGATGTTAGAACTATGACTTATTGTACcgccaaaataaaaataaaaatacttctgTAATATCTAGTGATGCCACTTTGTTATCTAACAAATTAAATGCTTTAATTTAGGTGTGATGAGAAGGCACTGGAAGACTCACTTTGCAAGCGCGTCATAGTGACTCCAGATGGTAACATTACAAAACCTCTGGACCCAGCTTCAGCCGTCTTAAGTCGTGATGCCATGGCCAAGACTGTGTACTCAAGGCTGTTTGATTGGTAAGAAAATCAAACTCATTCATCTGACCAGTAACTTTATTCTCGACACTACAATGCAAGCAGTAGCAGAAGTGCATTTTATAATTTGCTCAGGATGTTttgcaactatatatatatgtacttCATCCAAATCCTGGACATAGTTAATGTTTCCTCAGGAATATGGTTTCTGAGAAAAAACTGTTCAAATGATAGTTCTCTAACATTATTCCAGTTTCTCAATTATGCATTTGGAATTAGTTTTTATCCCatcaaaatgagaaattaacaaaaaaagagtcaattGAATGTTTCAGGATTGTGGATAAGATCAACAGTTCAATTGGTCAAGATCCTACTGCAACAAGTATAATCGGAGTCCTTGATATTTATGGCTTTGAAAGCTTCAAGATCAACAGGTACGTAGgaaactatatatggagttgttttcaaataattattttaacaggAACATCTAATCATGTAATAAATATTGTAGTTTTGAGCAGCTGTGTATCAACCTAACGAATGAGAAGTTACAACAACATTTTAACCAGGTAGGGATAAGATTCCTCTGCACGGTTTCGACCATCCCTATAAGcttcagcttcttcttcttcttcttcttcttcttcttcttcttcttatgcaCACATGGATCTCTATCCACAGCATGTATTCAAGATGGAGCAAGAAGAGTATACAAGGGAGGAAATAAACTGGAGCTATGTAGAGTTCGTAGACAACCAGGATGTTTTGGATCTTATTGAGAAGGTAAGAGTGTTGCatttcaaagtaaaatattctattcatgaaaaattaacaCTGTTTTTATGTCCTTGCCTGCAGAAACCAGGAGGTATAATAGCCCTTCTTGATGAAGCCTGGTATGTGATAGCCTTCTATATTGAAAAGGATATGCCCTAATCTAGCTAGTTGTGAAATTATTTATAAGGCTGTTTgcctcaagaaaaataattttttaaattaattttttcatgtttatttattattaaaaaaaaattagtcaataaaaattatttttcagtcaaaaaaatttgaattagttccaagaaagtatttttttttatcttaaatagaaaatacttttcaaaaaattatgaaaaactcaaaaatattttattatttattaattatattaaatttggttcttaattttttgattgcaatatatcttttttctttaattgttttttagaatttgatttttatatcaactttggttttttttttattgttatttgtttttctcttatcatttttttaattgaaatattttatatatcagattttatctctatttttttattcctatttattttatttgaaataatttttgaaattgatttttttttaatttcatcatctttcaaattttttatctattcatttggtatccattttttttattacaatttattttatttaaaatgatttatgaaattagattttttttaacttcatcctcctttaatttttttatttgtcagatttgatctttattcttttaataaattttttttaaaaattaaattattttccagctcatttctCATGATATgattaaacactaaaaaatatttttcaacttattttttataatactatcaaaaataaaaaaaaataatatattttatatggaaACTACTTAAAGCTCAAGGAATTATATGTCAGTGAAGCTACTGTGACCCAAAGCAGTTAAAATTGTGGACGTTATGTAATATTAATTAGgggtgattttattttttttgtttagtttttatctaaaaaataattaaattgaattaaaaaaaactgaaaccgattcaaaccgaccgatttcggtttggttcggttattttaggacaaaaacaaaaactcaatcagctcattttcagttcggttcggttattttatataaaaaaaaaaccataaactatattgttttttagggtttttttgtaatttccaaTGGGTTTGATTtctgtttggctcggttttgttCGGTTCGGCTCGGTTTGGTTGGTTTCAGGCTTATTAAACCAATACCGAACCgaccggtcggttttttaaatattctaatcaatttttttttcacagttcggttttttcaattattttggtttaatcatttttttgattttttttttttgatgcacCCCTAATATTCATGGAAAACAGAGCGAGGAAACTATGTGATTGTAAGCGATGTCATAAAAAGCTTGAAGTAAAAAGCTACAGAAATGTAGGTGAATGTTATGAAAGCAAGTAGAACATTTCTTTTTAAACGTCTGAATACTTGATCTAAAGAGAAAGGAAGTgtaaatcctttaattttagACCCTCCTATATTAAAGAGATCAAAAGGGTAAAGAGCAACAAATAAAAGCTGAAATCATTAGATGTAAGCGTGAACGTCTCTGTAATGCAGCATGTTTCCCAAGTCAACTCATGAGACATTTGCACAGAAGATGTACCAGACATATAAAGCTCACAAACGCTTCAGCAAGCCGAAACTTGCTCGAACAGACTTCACAATCAATCATTATGCGGGAGATGTAAGCAATGTGTTCAGATCTTATTCTTGAACACTCGGCTAAATGAGGTATATTTGTAGGTTTCTAATCATTGAGCCATTCTGTGAGCAGGTTACTTACCAAGCAGATCAgtttcttgataaaaataaagattatgttGTAGCAGAACATCAAGCTCTATTAGATGCTTCCAGGTGTCCTTTTGTTGCTAACCTTTTCCCTCCACTACCTGAGGAGACATCTAAGCAATCCAAGTTCTCTTCAATTGGTACCCGCTTCAAGGTAAGCTTGTCCGCATGAAATAGCAGCATCCTGTATGATACAGAAAATAATTCAGACCGTGACTGACACTTAGCTTAAAATGAGCATCCAGCAACAATTACAAGCTCTAATGGAGACATTGAATACAACAGAACCGCATTACATAAGATGTGTAAAGCCAAATACAGTACTAAAGCCTGGAATCTTTGAGAACATCAATGTCTTAAACCAACTAAGATGTGGGGTAAGATAAATTCACTTGGTTCCTTATTGAGAACATGTAGCTTTGAATCTCACTTTTCTGATGGGGAAAAACATTTGTTTCCTAACTATTTATCAAGTTTCTCCGATTGATAATGATTATTCTAATGGATTTTACAACAGGGAGTACTAGAGGCAATTAGGATAAGTTGTGCTGGTTATCCAACCAAAAGAACATTTGATGAGTTCCTTGATCGTTTTGGAATGTTGGCTCCTGATGTTCTAGATGGGTATGAATTCTAGTACAGTTACTTGTCATTTGGCATAAAGCATTTGTGGCACAGAAGTCTCAAAGTCAGGGCTGGAATGAGAGTAATGAACTGTTTAGctacaaaaatcattttgagcAGAGATTGTTTCTTATCTAACAGAAGCTGACTGCAGTTGGTGACAGCTGAGTTAGAATATCTACTCATCTGTTCCTCACTAACTATTCTCCAACACCTAAAGTAACTTGAACTTCATAATAGTCCAACCATAACATTCTCTGTTTCTTCTGGGCAGATCTGATGAAAAATCAGCATGTGTTGCCATCTTGGACAGGATGGGTTTAACGGGCTATCAGGTATGTTTGAtcacgatatatatatattaaaaaaaaaaagagcaatgtTCATAAACTATGtaacaagtaaaaaacaaaatatgatgtGCTATTGTAACATTCACCCCCTGAATGCTTCGTTTAGATTGGGAAGACAAAGGTGTTCCTCAGAGCTGGGCAGATGGCTGAGTTGGATGCACGAAGAGCTGAAGTTTTGGCTAATGCTGTCAGGCGTATCCAGAGACAAATCCGGACATATCTGACCAGAAAAGAGTTCATCACCCTAAGGAGGGCTACAATTCATTTGCAGAAACTCTGGAGAGGTAAGCTCTCTTTCCCCAAGTAATTATATCTTTCCCTATAAAACAAGAAGGCAAACAGACCATCCGACTGAAGTAACTTGCACTGATGAGGAATGGTTAATTAGTTTTGCATGTTATCTTTGGGCAACAGAATCATGCCATTCTAAAATAGTTGTGCTTCAGTTGGTCGAATTCTTTATGCTTTTCTATAGAAAAGTCAGATTTTGTGTCCATTACTTGATCCCAACTGAAAATGAGCCAGACCACCATTTGAAGTCCTTGCCTCGAATGAATAGAAGTCGGAAGATGAAAATTCTCTATTTGCCTTGCCTCTTGTGCAGCACAACTTGCACGTAAGCTATATGAACAGATGAGGAAGGAAGCAGCTTCTATCCGTATACAAAAGAATGTCCGTGCTCATGAAGCAAGAACATTTTACACTAACTTGCAAGCATCAGCAATAGTTATCCAAACTGGAATGCGAGCAATGGCAGCACGTAATGAATACAGATACAGAAGAAGAACCAAGGCTGCAATTATAATTCAGGTGACGCACTCTCAGGATGAGCTGCTAACAGAAGTTGTAAATCACAGGGGATCAAGAAGTATGTGACTAGAAATAGAATTAAATGAAGAgctgaaaattaagaaaatataatgcCAACAGAAGAGTAAACATGAGATCAGATAAACATGGGGGAAAATGGAATTTGttcggattttttttctttcttactaCATGCACAAGAATAAGCAATGCCAAAACATTTAGATGAACAATTTCTGACTGATAATTTTCCTATCTTatcatatctttatttttatagactCGCTGGAAAAGATATCGTTCTCTTTCCTCGTATAAACAGCATAAGATGGCAACTCTAgcattgcaatgtctttggagaGCAAGGACAGCCAGGAAGGAGCTTAGAAAGCTCAGGATGGTGAGCTAACTATCTGTAGCAGTTTAACTGCAATTCTCTACCATTTTTCGACATTCAACTATTCTATTGCACTATAATTACAGTCGGTGTTTTcacaatagaaataaaaatatactgatGCAGGCTGCAAGAGAAACAGGGGCACTTAAAGAAGCCAAGGACAAGCTAGAGAAGCGTGTTGAAGAGCTAACATGGCGACTAGAATTTGAAAAGCACTTGCGGGTATATTTTACGTTAAAGTGCCAAAAAAGTGTAAATATTAGGAGAGTAATAGTTTTATCGtgcaacaaaaatgaaattcgatttttttgtttaacaaaaGCACCATTAAATTTAGAAATGAACACTGCtcatcaacaaatttaaatggCATTTCACTTACAGTGCAGGAAAATTATCACCTACAAATTGAACACATCCTACATGCATCCTTGCATATGTTGATTCCACAATCAGTTGTCTAAACAGTCAGTTACTCCCCCAAAATGCCCTGAGCCAAAAACTTTAAACTCTAGTTAAGAATGTAAGGTTGTCAAGAAATTTGCTAAAAATGTTCatgacatttttgtttttttttgtttttttttgtgcgtGTAGCTTGATCTGGAAGAAGCTAAAGGGCAAGAAATTGTAAAACTGAAAAGTTCATTACATGAAATGCAAGGCCAGCTAGATGAAGCCCATGCCACAATAATCCAGGAGAAAGAAGAGGCAAAGTTAGCTATAGAACAAGCTCCACCGGTCATTAAAGAGGTGCCGGTTGTGGACAACACCAAGCTGGAGTTACTCAAGAATCAGAATGATGAACTAGAGGTAACTTCTGACACAGTTCAACGACCTAACATCACATAGCAGTATCAATGCATTACATTATGTTGCTTTGATTGACAAATTTGACATAAGTTGTAGCTTTATACGTCATCATAAATAATTAACTAGGGTTGAGACCAAGAATTCTTAACAATCTATTTTCACTGTGAGCCAACAAGTCACTGTGCTGGAAATATGCCAAGCAagttttctctttgttttgctACAGGTGATAGAAGTTCCAGGTCAGAATCTAGCATGCATTAACAACGCAGATGCAATCTTATCTTATTATTGCACCGTGAATGATAAATATGGATTAAGATGTAAATGATTTGATAACCGCATGACAGAATTTTACAGAAGGAGAGGCATGAATCTCCCTACTTAAAAATTTACAGAGAGGAAGATCGTTACACATATGATAATATACACAGACGAGTGCACACATAATTCTAATGTTCTTTAAATggatgatataatttttattctgaACGCGTAGAATGAGCTAAGTgagctgaagaagaagatggaggaATTCGAGAATAAGTGTTCTGAACTAGAGAAAGAAAGCAAGGCAAGAACTAAAGAAGCTGAAGAATCACACCTGAAAACGATGACACTTCAAGATACCATTGAAAGGTATTCCTCCATGGCTTTGTTACACAAGCACCTCTATGATCATTATCCAGGGTGTACTAACTCTTTATGATTTTCAGATTGGAATTAAATCTGTCCAACCTGGAATCAGAGAATCAGGTTTTACGACAGCAGGCTTTGGATGCATCAGAAAATGAGGGTCTCTCTGAAGAATTAAAAATGTAAGGCTCAGTCACATGATTAAACCGGGAGAATTCGTCTTTTCCCCACTCTCTTCGTTTCTCTCCCATACAAATTAGTTGGAAGGGAAAACTCATGATGAGATGCAACAGAGTTCGGCTGATAGTACAATTGATGAGTGAGGAAAGGGATATCTGCACGTGTGTAATGGTGGATCTAATTGTACATGGAAGAAAAGGTTCTATAACATAACatcatacaattaaataaatcatggaAACATGGCATGTTGTAGATTATTTAGCAAGAGGTCCTGGAAATTTGATTCGGTACTAGAAATTGATTCAGTTCTGTGTGGTCAAGTTGAACTGGTTATACAGCATGTCAATTCACCATGAACTTTCTGAAAAGTCCCGTAGCCCAAATATCAAACTACTTATTCTCATACAAATATGAAAGCTTCGTATCCTTTTATCCAGCCTCAAGAGCAAGATTGCAGAGCTGGAGTCAGAGAATGAACTCCTCCGCAAACAACCAGCAATTGTAGAACAGATGACTCCTGAAATAATTCTGCCTCGGGTCAAGGTATCTTTTCTAAGATTGTCCTTTTCCTTAGATAAAAGTTATCACATAGTTTGTCATTTAACCTTGTATAATGATTTAGAGTTTTGAGAATGGTCATGGTCATCAAAGAGAAGAAGAGCCTCAAATGACAAAGGTATGGCCACACCTTCCATGAACACATTTCCAGAAGAAAATAGATACTTCCATGAATTCATCCCAGACCTAATGATAAATTTTGTTTCCAGGAATCTGGGCCTCCCATCTCCCTCTTAACTACACAAAGATCCCTAACAGACAAACAGCAGGTAGCCAGCTGGATTCTGAATTCTTGCAAATACCCAGAAAAAAAGTCCAAAGAGCATCGCGCTTCGATTGTGTAATTGCTGGAAAGAACATTCTGATATTTCTTCTCTATGAACAGGAAAACCATGATGTACTTATCAAGTGTCTTATGGAAGATAAGCGGTTTGACGAGACCAGACCTGTCGCTGCTTGTGTTGCGTATAAAACACTTCTTCAGTGGAGATCCTTTGAAGCAGAGAAGGCAACTATTTTTGACAAGATTATTCACACAATCCGATCATCAATAGAGGTAGCATTCTTCAACCAATTGAAGCATATTAACCATATACAAGGAAATTAAAGTACTATCAGTTAATTGTGATACTGATTTTCCATGTTGTGCTATTGAAGAGTCAAGACAACATCACTGATCTAGCATACTGGCTATCAAGTACTTCTACC is a window encoding:
- the LOC18095019 gene encoding myosin-12 is translated as MMIQGTPVNIIVGSHVWIEDPEEAWMDGEVTEIKGRDATIITTNGKTVVADISSIYPKDTEAPPAGVDDMTKLAYLHEPGVLYNLACRFALNEIYTYTGNILIAVNPFRRLPHLYNIHMMEQYKGAAFGELSPHLFAVADTCYRAMINDQGSQSILVSGESGAGKTETTKMLMRYLAFMGGRSAGNEGRTVEQQVLESNPVLEAFGNAKTVKNNNSSRFGKFVEIQFDKNGKISGAAVRTYLLERSRVCQVSDPERNYHCFYMLCAAPPEDVERFKLGDPRTFHYLNQTNCHEVANVDDAREYLETRNAMDIVGISQDEQDAIFRIVAAILHLGNINFVKGKEVDSSKLKDDKSHYHLRTAAELLMCDEKALEDSLCKRVIVTPDGNITKPLDPASAVLSRDAMAKTVYSRLFDWIVDKINSSIGQDPTATSIIGVLDIYGFESFKINSFEQLCINLTNEKLQQHFNQHVFKMEQEEYTREEINWSYVEFVDNQDVLDLIEKKPGGIIALLDEACMFPKSTHETFAQKMYQTYKAHKRFSKPKLARTDFTINHYAGDVTYQADQFLDKNKDYVVAEHQALLDASRCPFVANLFPPLPEETSKQSKFSSIGTRFKQQLQALMETLNTTEPHYIRCVKPNTVLKPGIFENINVLNQLRCGGVLEAIRISCAGYPTKRTFDEFLDRFGMLAPDVLDGSDEKSACVAILDRMGLTGYQIGKTKVFLRAGQMAELDARRAEVLANAVRRIQRQIRTYLTRKEFITLRRATIHLQKLWRAQLARKLYEQMRKEAASIRIQKNVRAHEARTFYTNLQASAIVIQTGMRAMAARNEYRYRRRTKAAIIIQTRWKRYRSLSSYKQHKMATLALQCLWRARTARKELRKLRMAARETGALKEAKDKLEKRVEELTWRLEFEKHLRLDLEEAKGQEIVKLKSSLHEMQGQLDEAHATIIQEKEEAKLAIEQAPPVIKEVPVVDNTKLELLKNQNDELENELSELKKKMEEFENKCSELEKESKARTKEAEESHLKTMTLQDTIERLELNLSNLESENQVLRQQALDASENEGLSEELKILKSKIAELESENELLRKQPAIVEQMTPEIILPRVKSFENGHGHQREEEPQMTKESGPPISLLTTQRSLTDKQQENHDVLIKCLMEDKRFDETRPVAACVAYKTLLQWRSFEAEKATIFDKIIHTIRSSIESQDNITDLAYWLSSTSTLLYLLQNTLKASNTKNVSSRSNRNSPATIFGRMALGFHSSSVGMGMSSGYSGMVGKGNEQLKVEAKYPALLFKQHLTAYVEKIYGLIRDSVKKEIGPFLNLCIQAPRSIRGSSKNIHSSIVAKQQSSNIHWQSIVNKLDLTLGIMSENHVPPVFMRKIFSQVFSFINVQLFNSLLLRRECCSFSNGEYVKAGLQELEQWCRKASDQFAGSSWDELRHIRQAVGFLVSHQKAQKSLEEITNELCPMLSIPQIYRIGTMFWDDKYGTQGLSSDVISKMRTLMAEDSIKMPNNTFLLDVDSSIPFSMEEIFGSLSTIRLSNMDPPPLLRQRSDFHFLLQETQTETA